CATAAAAATGTGAGCTCTACCGCCAATCGTTCACTCATTCTTCCCATTTGGCTTATCCCAAATGAAGGTGGAGTACGCAGCAAATGTAAACAAGGCGGAACATTTTCCGCTCACCCAAGTACTTAAAAAGCAAAACAACTTTACTTGCCCCTACAATATGGATACCTACAACCTGAAGCCTGAGCACATGCGGGCCCCTGAACACCTGAATGAGAAAGAGATCCGGCAGAGTTTAGAGGAGCTGGACGCCAAGATAAAAGTACTGCAGGGCCGGGCCAACGCCACCACTGCAGATTCGTCGCATACCTACCATGAGCACATTGCCGCCCTGGAGGCCAAACGCACCCTCATTGCCCAAAAGCTGGAAGACACCTCCAGCGCCACAGACAGCACCTGGCAGGAGATAAAACGCAGCCTGGATGATCTAGCCGACGGGATCAAGAAGCTATTTTAAGACCGGAGGTTCCTAACCGTTTTAGGGCTGTTTTTGAGAAAACGGGCCCAAAACAGCTAGATCTATTTGCCTTAGCCTGGGCCGGTTCTTTTCTTGAGGC
This Rufibacter radiotolerans DNA region includes the following protein-coding sequences:
- a CDS encoding sll1863 family stress response protein, translated to MDTYNLKPEHMRAPEHLNEKEIRQSLEELDAKIKVLQGRANATTADSSHTYHEHIAALEAKRTLIAQKLEDTSSATDSTWQEIKRSLDDLADGIKKLF